Part of the Sandaracinaceae bacterium genome, TCGCGGGTGTCACGGGCGGAGCTCGTCACGCAGGGGGACACCCTGGTGCGCGCCGTGACGGGCGAGCTGATCGAGGGCGCCCGGCGCACGCTCGCGCAGTCGCTGCAAAAGAGCCTCAAGCGACTGACTCGCAAGCGCGACGCCATCCTCGCGGACGCTGAGCGTGGTGCTCGCGCGGGCGCGCTCCGGGCAGAGGCCGATCTCTGGCTCGCGCACGGGGCGCAGCTGAAGCGCGATCCCCACGGAGGCGGCGCGATCGACGTGCTGGACTTCCACGCCGATCCGCCCCGGCCGCGGCGGCTCACGCTACGACACGACGAGACTCCGGCGAGCCGTGCCGCGCAACTGTACAAGCAAGCTCGACGCATGCAGCGCGGTGCGCAGGTCGCGGAGGAGCGTTGGGCCATGACCGAGGCGCAGCTCGACCGCGTCCGCGAGCTGTACGCGATGGCGGGGTCCGCCGAGACGCACGACGAGGTGGAGCGCGTGGCGGGGGAGGCGATCGCGCTCGGTGTGCGGGAGCTGGACGACGCGCTCGACGATCGCACGAGGGGACACCGCCGCCAGGCCGAAGCGTCGCGCCGTGGTGGCGGACGACTCCCGTACCGCCGCTTCGAGTCGACCACAGGGCAGCCGATTTGGGTTGGCCGCTCCGCTCGGGACAACGACGAGCTCACGCTCCGACACGCGAAGCCACACTACCTCTGGCTGCACGTGGAAGGTCGCTCCGGCTCCCACGTGGTCGTGCCGCTCGGGCGGGGCGCGGTGGCATCGAGCGAGCTGTTGATCGACGCCGCCACGCTGGCCGCGCACTTCAGTGGAGCGACGGATGAACGTGTCGTGGAGGTCATGCACGCCGAGCGGCGGTACGTCGTGAAGCCGCGTGGCTACGCCCCGGGCGCGGTGCGCGTGGATCGGCACAAGACCTT contains:
- a CDS encoding DUF814 domain-containing protein, which produces MSSLGRVVRVDRPSPGLIALSLHAAHGDEVLVLGPRATAFGVGLVPRRPRGAAADAFTQGLRRRLTGASVSRVDALGGVLCVTLVGSTVPDASAPVRTRAFLMAERRSGGLWLVVDERVVLTTHPAAPCPAGPHEDDDSRVSRAELVTQGDTLVRAVTGELIEGARRTLAQSLQKSLKRLTRKRDAILADAERGARAGALRAEADLWLAHGAQLKRDPHGGGAIDVLDFHADPPRPRRLTLRHDETPASRAAQLYKQARRMQRGAQVAEERWAMTEAQLDRVRELYAMAGSAETHDEVERVAGEAIALGVRELDDALDDRTRGHRRQAEASRRGGGRLPYRRFESTTGQPIWVGRSARDNDELTLRHAKPHYLWLHVEGRSGSHVVVPLGRGAVASSELLIDAATLAAHFSGATDERVVEVMHAERRYVVKPRGYAPGAVRVDRHKTLVLRREPARLAALLAREARI